One genomic region from Chiloscyllium plagiosum isolate BGI_BamShark_2017 chromosome 21, ASM401019v2, whole genome shotgun sequence encodes:
- the LOC122560457 gene encoding interferon-inducible GTPase 5-like, translated as MTASSTFFNMEEIERLQASYNAGGLEAVIPEIKNKLDDLDCEQLNIAVMGEGGSGKSTLITAMIDLEMSEEGRVVDTEAIKEPIGYPHPVLPNVQFWELPGMDLSNLELNDYLKTVNVEQYDIFIIVSDCRFKGNAGESAKAILQEGKPFYLVQTKVDSLTGNAEGMESVAFGDELGKLRTDCASNFKEADAAAPEVFLISAFHPDKFDFPALKLTLANHLQNVNKAAFLLSLPNVTSQIMEQKRKMLEKRVWMTATLAGAVGAVPVPGLSFATGLGLLVAGFVYLWHHRDLRNKCLQKLAATAGKPLPSLQTAIVPPGKISRALIRTLLCFTAVACTVAEVKLRVTPLIISIFGAVSSFCFTAALLKDSLNERVKTTQRLVTTAFETN; from the coding sequence ATGACTGCGTCTTCCACATTCTTCAATATGGAAGAAATTGAACGTCTTCAAGCCAGTTATAACGCTGGTGGTTTAGAAGCAGTTATACCAGAAATAAAGAATAAATTAGATGACCTGGATTGTGAACAGCTTAACATTGCAGTTATGGGTGAAGGAGGCTCAGGGAAATCGACCTTGATCACGGCAATGATAGATCTTGAAATGAGTGAGGAGGGAAGAGTTGTTGACACTGAAGCCATTAAAGAACCAATTGGATATCCGCACCCTGTTCTGCCGAATGTCCAATTCTGGGAACTTCCAGGAATGGACCTTTCTAATCTGGAACTGAATGATTACCTAAAGACGGTAAACGTTGAACAATATGACATATTTATCATTGTGTCAGACTGTCGATTCAAGGGAAACGCTGGGGAGTCTGCTAAAGCAATCCTACAAGAGGGCAAACCGTTTTACTTGGTTCAGACGAAAGTTGACAGTCTGACTGGCAATGCAGAGGGAATGGAGAGTGTGGCTTTTGGCGATGAATTAGGAAAGCTCAGGACGGACTGTGCCAGCAACTTCAAAGAGGCGGATGCTGCAGCACCCGAAGTCTTTCTGATTTCCGCTTTCCACCCAGATAAGTTTGATTTCCCCGCACTAAAGCTGACCCTCGCAAACCACCTGCAAAACGTGAACAAGGCGgcgttcctgctctctctccctaatgTGACGTCCCAGATTATGGAGCAGAAGAGAAAAATGTTAGAGAAAAGAGTCTGGATGACAGCGACGCTGGCTGGAGCCGTGGGAGCAGTACCTGTTCCTGGATTGTCCTTTGCCACTGGCTTGGGGTTGTTGGTTGCAGGGTTCGTGTATCTCTGGCACCACCGGGATCTACGCAATAAGTGTTTGCAGAAGTTGGCTGCCACAGCTGGTAAGCCTCTGCCATCTCTGCAAACTGCAATCGTGCCGCCAGGTAAAATATCCCGAGCACTGATCCGAACACTGCTATGCTTCACTGCTGTCGCCTGTACAGTAGCTGAGGTCAAACTGCGCGTCACACCCCTGATTATTTCCATCTTTGGAGCGGTGTCTTCGTTCTGTTTCACTGCCGCGCTCCTAAAGGATTCGCTAAACGAGCGAGTGAAAACCACACAAAGGCTGGTGACGACTGCATTTGAAACCAATTAA